A portion of the Blastopirellula sediminis genome contains these proteins:
- a CDS encoding DUF1592 domain-containing protein: MMQSRLLRCLIAGSLTMCVTSVRAESPATFQPNQEAFQQNAVGFLKQHCVRCHGPEEAEGEFRVDTQLTAAFDDLTTSGKWREVVNVLNSHSMPPEEEPQPKGEEVAKIVDWITAEMIRAEEVKRDSVIILRRMNRDEYHNTIRDLIGIDYDTSHFPQDPPTGGFDNNGGALTISPLHMEQYYDAAQEILDEALVEGEQPPAIQWRFQPESGHSDSNRVEYDKQRLIVNSGKNREDGETIVMHHNSWDRTFNVRDFAVKNPGKYVVRVRVGGRVPSREEVVKSATGFLQKRLDEALAKNPDQEKWKRPEFERGVEHFQTYPDYDYGRPRLKVTQHLGGQPRVIAEFDVDADLPEFQTIEIETDFSTEKAGLTIEYAYDIPRELENFWMQGHDEFARPEAAIDWMELEGPVYPQWPTASHVRLLPDSSLRESDPREYARGVITTFLQRAYRRPADPAEIEKKLALFDQAYEQTKSIDLAIRTPLTAIMISPHFLYLAEPTASDEKATPLDDYQLASRLSYFLWSSMPDDELFRAATAGKLRDPKELDRQIDRMLADPKSEALVKNFAGQWLSLREVGANPPAAELFRRYDRHLETSIIAESLGFFREVLQNDLSVANFIDSDFVVINERLARFYGIDGVEGDELRRVDLPEGVHRGGVLTQASMLSITSNGTRTSPVKRGVWILKNILGTDPGLPVANVGEIAPKVPGIDKATVRQRLEIHRELAQCARCHNKIDPLGFALENFDGSGDWREREGHGYQGRIGPNDPLIDASATLPDGTKIDGIESLQAALLENQDLFLRCLSEKMFTYALGREMSIVDRPQIDEAVAAMKSSDKSLRSLIHAVVHSPSFQSK; encoded by the coding sequence ATGATGCAGTCACGTCTTCTCCGCTGCTTGATCGCTGGCTCTCTGACGATGTGCGTTACGTCGGTTCGCGCCGAGTCGCCGGCTACGTTTCAGCCCAACCAAGAGGCGTTCCAGCAGAACGCCGTCGGGTTCCTGAAGCAGCACTGCGTCCGCTGCCATGGGCCGGAAGAAGCGGAGGGAGAGTTCCGCGTCGATACGCAGCTGACTGCCGCGTTTGATGATCTGACGACCAGCGGCAAATGGCGGGAAGTGGTCAACGTCCTGAACAGCCACTCGATGCCGCCGGAAGAAGAGCCGCAGCCGAAGGGAGAAGAGGTCGCCAAGATTGTCGACTGGATCACCGCCGAAATGATTCGGGCCGAAGAGGTGAAACGGGACTCGGTGATCATCCTGCGGCGTATGAACCGCGACGAGTATCACAACACGATCCGCGACCTGATCGGCATCGACTACGACACCTCTCACTTTCCGCAAGATCCGCCGACCGGCGGTTTTGACAACAACGGCGGCGCCCTGACGATTTCGCCGCTGCACATGGAGCAGTATTACGACGCGGCGCAGGAGATCTTGGACGAAGCGCTGGTCGAAGGGGAGCAGCCGCCGGCGATTCAGTGGCGCTTCCAGCCCGAGTCGGGGCACTCCGACAGTAACCGCGTCGAGTACGACAAGCAGCGGCTGATCGTCAACAGCGGCAAGAACCGGGAAGATGGCGAAACGATTGTGATGCACCACAATTCGTGGGATCGCACCTTCAACGTCCGCGACTTCGCCGTGAAGAACCCCGGCAAGTACGTCGTCCGGGTCCGAGTCGGCGGCCGCGTGCCGAGCCGCGAAGAGGTGGTCAAATCGGCGACCGGCTTCCTGCAAAAACGTTTGGACGAAGCGCTCGCCAAGAACCCCGATCAGGAGAAGTGGAAGCGACCGGAGTTCGAACGTGGCGTTGAGCATTTCCAAACCTATCCCGACTACGACTACGGCCGACCTCGCTTGAAAGTGACGCAGCACTTGGGTGGTCAACCGCGAGTGATCGCCGAGTTCGACGTCGACGCCGATCTGCCGGAGTTTCAAACGATCGAGATCGAAACCGACTTCTCGACCGAGAAGGCCGGTCTGACGATCGAATACGCCTACGACATTCCGCGCGAGCTCGAAAACTTCTGGATGCAGGGGCACGATGAGTTCGCCCGGCCGGAAGCGGCCATCGATTGGATGGAGCTGGAAGGCCCGGTCTATCCGCAGTGGCCGACGGCGTCGCATGTTCGACTACTCCCCGATTCGTCGCTGCGGGAAAGCGATCCCCGCGAATATGCCCGCGGCGTGATCACCACCTTTTTGCAGCGGGCCTACCGCCGGCCTGCCGATCCAGCCGAAATTGAAAAGAAGCTCGCCCTGTTCGATCAGGCGTACGAGCAAACCAAGTCGATCGACCTGGCGATTCGGACGCCGCTGACCGCGATCATGATTTCGCCCCACTTCCTCTACCTGGCTGAACCGACCGCCAGCGACGAGAAGGCGACGCCGCTCGACGACTATCAGTTGGCGTCGCGGCTCTCCTACTTCCTCTGGAGCAGCATGCCGGATGACGAACTCTTCCGCGCGGCGACCGCCGGCAAACTGCGCGATCCGAAAGAGCTCGATCGCCAGATCGACCGAATGCTGGCCGATCCGAAGTCGGAGGCGCTGGTCAAAAACTTCGCCGGCCAATGGCTGAGCTTGCGGGAAGTGGGCGCCAATCCGCCGGCCGCCGAACTGTTCCGCCGTTACGATCGCCACCTCGAAACGTCGATCATCGCCGAGTCGCTCGGCTTCTTCCGCGAAGTGCTGCAGAACGACCTGAGCGTCGCCAACTTTATCGATTCCGACTTTGTCGTGATCAACGAACGTTTGGCTCGTTTTTACGGGATCGACGGCGTCGAAGGCGATGAGCTGCGGCGCGTCGACTTGCCGGAAGGAGTTCATCGCGGCGGCGTGTTGACCCAAGCGTCGATGCTCTCGATCACTTCCAATGGGACGCGCACGTCGCCGGTCAAACGAGGCGTCTGGATCTTGAAGAACATCCTGGGAACCGATCCCGGCTTGCCGGTCGCCAACGTCGGCGAAATCGCGCCGAAGGTGCCCGGCATCGACAAAGCGACCGTTCGCCAACGTTTGGAGATTCACCGCGAGCTGGCGCAGTGCGCTCGCTGCCACAACAAGATCGACCCGCTTGGTTTCGCCCTGGAAAACTTCGACGGCTCCGGCGATTGGCGCGAGCGGGAAGGGCACGGGTATCAGGGACGGATCGGACCGAATGACCCGTTGATTGACGCCTCGGCGACGTTGCCGGACGGTACCAAGATTGATGGAATTGAATCGCTGCAAGCGGCGCTGCTGGAGAACCAGGACCTGTTTCTCCGCTGCTTGTCCGAAAAAATGTTCACCTACGCGCTGGGACGCGAAATGAGTATCGTCGATCGCCCGCAAATTGACGAAGCGGTCGCCGCAATGAAGTCGAGCGACAAGTCGCTGCGTTCGCTGATTCACGCGGTCGTTCACTCTCCCAGCTTTCAATCGAAATAG
- a CDS encoding c-type cytochrome domain-containing protein, producing MIFRTCITLSLLCLVTSPAIAQEPAASFRRDVAPILLDSCQACHGAKKAEGGYRVDTYEQVFKPGDSGETPIAAKPEESSELLRRLQCTDESERMPAESEPLAAAQIALVKKWIAEGAKFDGDNPGQALHLVIPPSTYAAPPQSYSHAVPITAVTFSPDGKHVIAGGYHELTVWEAETPNLVRRIPNIGERTYALAFSSDGATLAVACGEPGRNGEVRLLQFATGELKGVVSRSDDVALDLAFRPGTAQLAVALTDSSIRIIDTQSLAEVRTIASHADWVTAVAWSDDGKVLASASLDKTAKAYDAETGDVLASYPGHNAAVRGVSILPDNQQLVSVGADNKVHRWQIAEAKKIAEIGVGAEGQTLLRSGDDLFVAGADKRLRRIDLKENKVAQQYEGHGDWVLSAALHGAKAENADSLLLVSGDFAGEVRLWKISDGSLLKNWIAKP from the coding sequence ATGATCTTCCGCACTTGCATCACGTTGTCGCTTCTTTGTCTGGTTACCAGTCCGGCAATCGCCCAGGAGCCTGCGGCCAGCTTTCGTCGCGACGTCGCGCCCATCCTTCTAGATAGCTGCCAGGCATGCCACGGAGCGAAGAAGGCGGAAGGTGGCTATCGCGTCGACACCTATGAGCAAGTGTTCAAGCCCGGGGACTCGGGCGAAACGCCGATCGCTGCGAAGCCGGAGGAGTCGAGCGAACTGCTGCGGCGGCTTCAGTGCACCGACGAGTCGGAACGAATGCCGGCCGAAAGCGAACCGCTCGCCGCCGCGCAAATCGCCCTGGTCAAGAAGTGGATCGCCGAAGGGGCGAAGTTCGACGGCGACAATCCTGGCCAAGCGCTTCACCTCGTCATTCCCCCGTCCACCTACGCCGCTCCGCCGCAGTCGTACAGCCACGCCGTGCCGATCACCGCGGTCACCTTTTCTCCGGATGGAAAACACGTGATCGCCGGCGGCTATCATGAGCTGACCGTCTGGGAAGCGGAAACGCCGAATCTGGTCCGGCGAATTCCGAACATCGGCGAACGGACTTATGCCCTTGCGTTCTCGTCCGATGGCGCAACGCTGGCGGTCGCCTGCGGCGAGCCAGGCCGTAACGGCGAAGTCCGTCTGCTGCAGTTCGCAACCGGCGAACTGAAGGGAGTCGTTTCGAGGTCGGACGACGTGGCGCTCGATCTGGCGTTTCGCCCTGGCACTGCACAACTGGCCGTCGCCCTGACCGACAGTTCGATCCGGATTATCGACACGCAGTCGCTCGCCGAAGTCCGTACCATCGCCAGTCACGCCGACTGGGTGACGGCAGTCGCGTGGAGCGACGACGGCAAGGTCTTGGCGTCGGCGAGTCTCGACAAAACGGCGAAGGCGTATGATGCCGAAACCGGCGACGTCTTGGCGAGCTACCCCGGTCACAATGCCGCCGTCCGCGGCGTCAGCATTTTGCCAGACAATCAGCAGCTGGTCTCGGTTGGCGCCGACAACAAGGTCCACCGCTGGCAAATCGCCGAAGCGAAAAAGATCGCCGAAATCGGCGTTGGCGCCGAAGGACAAACGCTCCTCCGCTCCGGCGACGATCTCTTCGTCGCTGGCGCCGACAAGCGTCTCCGCCGCATCGACTTGAAAGAGAACAAAGTGGCCCAGCAATACGAAGGGCACGGAGACTGGGTCCTCTCCGCCGCGCTGCATGGCGCCAAAGCGGAAAACGCCGATTCTCTGCTCCTGGTTAGCGGCGATTTCGCCGGCGAAGTTCGCCTCTGGAAGATCAGCGACGGATCGCTGCTGAAGAACTGGATCGCCAAGCCGTAG
- a CDS encoding DUF1552 domain-containing protein, protein MSKLISRRMALRGLGVSLSLPLLDAMIPRLAAAPSQFKPLDKSLVKQPRMICCYIPNGVNILEWVPETAGADYKLSPTLETLSAHKNDFTVLTGMGHPNSKGGHSGADTWLTGADLSATPGSDYTNWVSADQIAAEHHGKETRFGSLQLSDSSGTGSAGHSHTLSFNRRGTPVPAENSPKRLFERLFVPDSEGDRAATLKRYAEQKSILDSVLDEAKSLHKKLGKKDQQKLDQYLGSVRETEQRVERLEAWIDVPKPEIDAKFLQLASKSGDAHDRPMWIDVMMELSYLAFLTDTTRVITYEWSREAGGYGGGGENHHELSHHGGDAGMLKKLGVIDRFHLTRLSRFLDFLKETEDGEGNMLDHTMVLYGSGMNSGKGGEHSPKNLPLLLAGGHSLGFKHGQHLAHDENNHPPLSNLLLTMIQKMGVETDSFSDSTGTMFS, encoded by the coding sequence ATGTCGAAATTGATTTCACGACGGATGGCGCTGCGTGGGCTGGGTGTGAGCTTGAGCCTGCCGCTGCTCGACGCGATGATTCCGCGATTGGCCGCCGCTCCGTCGCAGTTCAAGCCGCTGGATAAATCGCTGGTGAAGCAGCCGCGGATGATCTGCTGCTACATCCCGAACGGCGTGAACATTCTGGAATGGGTTCCGGAAACGGCCGGCGCCGACTACAAGCTTTCGCCGACGCTCGAAACGCTTTCGGCGCACAAGAATGACTTCACCGTCTTGACCGGCATGGGGCATCCCAACTCCAAAGGAGGTCATAGCGGCGCCGATACCTGGTTGACCGGGGCTGATCTCAGTGCGACGCCGGGGAGCGACTACACCAATTGGGTTTCGGCCGACCAGATCGCCGCCGAGCATCACGGCAAAGAGACCCGCTTCGGTTCGCTCCAGTTGTCCGATAGCAGTGGAACCGGTTCGGCCGGCCACTCGCACACGCTGTCGTTCAACCGCCGCGGCACTCCGGTACCGGCCGAGAACTCGCCGAAGCGTCTGTTCGAACGCCTCTTCGTGCCCGACAGCGAAGGAGATCGCGCCGCGACGCTCAAACGTTACGCCGAACAGAAGTCGATCCTCGACAGCGTGCTGGATGAAGCGAAGTCGCTCCACAAGAAGCTCGGTAAGAAGGATCAGCAGAAGCTCGATCAATATCTCGGCAGCGTCCGAGAAACGGAACAGCGCGTCGAACGCTTAGAAGCGTGGATCGACGTGCCGAAGCCGGAGATCGATGCGAAGTTCCTGCAACTTGCCAGCAAGTCAGGGGACGCGCATGATCGACCGATGTGGATCGACGTGATGATGGAACTCTCCTATCTCGCGTTTCTCACCGACACCACTCGCGTGATTACCTACGAATGGTCGCGCGAAGCAGGCGGCTACGGCGGCGGTGGCGAAAACCACCACGAACTTTCGCACCACGGCGGCGACGCGGGGATGCTGAAGAAGCTGGGCGTGATCGATCGCTTCCACCTGACGCGGCTGTCGCGGTTCCTCGACTTCCTGAAGGAGACGGAAGATGGCGAGGGGAACATGCTCGACCACACCATGGTCTTGTACGGCAGCGGGATGAACTCCGGCAAAGGGGGCGAGCACTCGCCGAAGAATCTGCCGCTGCTATTGGCCGGCGGACATTCGCTTGGTTTCAAACATGGCCAGCATCTCGCCCACGACGAGAACAATCATCCTCCGCTCAGCAACTTGCTGCTGACGATGATTCAAAAGATGGGGGTCGAAACCGACAGCTTCAGCGACTCGACCGGGACCATGTTCTCGTAA
- a CDS encoding tetratricopeptide repeat protein, whose protein sequence is MKPWQHLFQNAMGDGETYFNAGDYHRARLLFQEAFELIPQPQRNYAESTQALSGLADCFYYLENYEKAKAALDDVLFCPGGASSPTIRLRRGQVFYKTGDLEKARMELTAAYLNGGLAVFHNEEECQKLIADVIEGYQK, encoded by the coding sequence ATGAAACCCTGGCAACACCTGTTTCAGAACGCGATGGGAGACGGCGAAACCTATTTCAACGCCGGCGACTATCATCGTGCGCGTCTGCTGTTTCAGGAGGCGTTTGAGCTCATTCCCCAGCCGCAGCGCAACTACGCCGAATCGACCCAGGCGCTGAGCGGCTTGGCCGATTGCTTCTACTACCTGGAAAATTACGAGAAAGCGAAGGCCGCGCTCGACGACGTTCTCTTCTGTCCCGGCGGCGCCTCCAGTCCCACGATTCGCCTCCGCCGCGGCCAGGTCTTTTATAAGACCGGCGATCTCGAAAAAGCGCGAATGGAGCTTACCGCCGCCTATCTCAACGGCGGCCTCGCAGTCTTTCATAACGAGGAAGAATGCCAGAAGTTGATCGCCGATGTGATTGAAGGGTATCAGAAGTAG
- a CDS encoding rhamnogalacturonan acetylesterase, translated as MPKSSLSLVALILFSAMVATANAAEVKAVTIGLIGDSTVATTYGWGPGFSKKVTSDTKVLNFAKNGATLDSLSNKLDELLKQKPDYVLVQFGHNDQKRYGTKEYGEKLKSYVDRIKAAGGKPVIVSSVTRRNFGPDGKIQPRPAGDVLKEPLYDYAKKAGEVAKQEGVPFLDLYTISVAHHNKIGPAETATYDFNETDKTHFSPKGTDATAELVVTELKVVVPELAGHLQ; from the coding sequence ATGCCGAAGTCTTCGCTTTCCCTCGTCGCGTTAATCCTGTTCTCCGCGATGGTCGCCACAGCGAACGCCGCTGAAGTGAAAGCAGTAACGATCGGCCTGATCGGCGACTCGACCGTCGCGACCACCTACGGTTGGGGCCCCGGCTTCAGCAAGAAAGTAACCAGCGATACGAAGGTCCTCAACTTCGCCAAGAACGGGGCGACGCTTGACTCCCTCTCCAATAAGCTTGACGAACTGCTGAAGCAGAAGCCCGACTACGTGTTGGTGCAGTTCGGCCACAACGACCAGAAGCGTTACGGCACGAAGGAATACGGCGAAAAGCTGAAGTCGTACGTCGATCGGATCAAAGCGGCTGGCGGCAAGCCGGTGATCGTCAGCTCGGTGACGCGGCGCAACTTCGGCCCCGATGGCAAGATCCAGCCGCGTCCGGCCGGCGATGTGCTGAAAGAGCCTCTCTACGACTATGCGAAAAAGGCGGGCGAAGTCGCCAAACAGGAAGGGGTTCCGTTCCTCGATCTCTACACGATCAGCGTCGCCCACCACAACAAGATCGGCCCGGCCGAAACGGCGACCTACGACTTCAACGAAACCGACAAGACCCACTTCAGCCCGAAGGGAACCGACGCGACCGCCGAGCTGGTGGTGACGGAGTTGAAGGTGGTGGTTCCGGAATTGGCCGGGCATCTGCAATAG
- a CDS encoding CBS domain-containing protein, which translates to MDRDTDRFISAFNSIEQHLRQLVGAAEHRTFSDMLHEAGHGNALVHRLSSDLRQLAELRNFIVHRYREHAPLALPSELSLQKIERIRDALLKPATLHSLFHKVVYCCRPSDPIGAVAQTMHQHDVRQLPVYEEQTCVGLLTAQTLTRWLAARLATGVGLVEEESVANILQYQSDPNQHEFADHRATVTDAFNRLEKHFHAGRPLRAIILTPHGRPSEMPTGIVTAGNIAVLLKAVGL; encoded by the coding sequence ATGGATCGCGATACCGACCGCTTCATCTCCGCGTTTAACTCGATCGAACAGCATTTGCGGCAGTTGGTCGGAGCGGCGGAGCATCGCACCTTTTCCGACATGCTGCACGAAGCGGGGCACGGCAACGCGCTGGTCCATCGGCTCAGCTCCGACTTGCGTCAGTTGGCGGAGCTGCGCAACTTTATCGTCCATCGCTATCGAGAGCACGCCCCGCTAGCGCTGCCGAGCGAACTGAGTCTGCAAAAGATCGAACGGATTCGGGACGCGCTGCTAAAGCCGGCGACGCTCCACTCGCTGTTTCATAAAGTGGTCTACTGCTGTCGCCCTTCCGATCCAATCGGCGCCGTCGCGCAGACGATGCACCAGCACGATGTACGCCAACTGCCGGTTTACGAAGAGCAGACCTGCGTCGGGCTGCTGACGGCGCAAACGCTGACCCGTTGGCTCGCCGCGCGGCTCGCGACCGGCGTCGGCCTGGTCGAGGAAGAATCGGTCGCCAATATTCTGCAGTACCAGTCCGATCCGAATCAGCATGAGTTCGCCGATCATCGCGCGACGGTGACCGACGCGTTCAATCGGCTAGAGAAACATTTCCACGCCGGCCGTCCGTTGCGAGCCATCATCCTGACGCCGCACGGCCGCCCATCGGAAATGCCGACTGGCATCGTTACAGCCGGAAATATCGCCGTGCTGCTCAAAGCGGTCGGTCTGTAA